A genomic stretch from Kogia breviceps isolate mKogBre1 chromosome 1, mKogBre1 haplotype 1, whole genome shotgun sequence includes:
- the LOC131744688 gene encoding peptidyl-prolyl cis-trans isomerase E isoform X2 yields MNESELFGRTIRVNLAKPMRIKEGSSRPVWSDDDWLKKFSGKTLEENKEEEGSEPPKVETQEGEPTVKKARSNPQVYMDIKIGNKPAGRIQMLLRSDIVPMTAENFRCLCTHEKGFGFKGSSFHRIIPQFMCQGGDFTNHNGTGGKSIYGKKFDDENFILKHTGPGLLSMANSGPNTNGSQFFLTCDKTDWLDGKHVVFGEITEGLDVLQQIEAQGSKDGKPKQKVIISDCGEYM; encoded by the exons ATG AATGAATCTGAGCTCTTTGGACGGACAATTCGTGTCAATTTGGCAAAACCCATGAGGATTAAGGAAGGCTCTTCCAGACCAG TTTGGTCCGATGACGACTGGTTGAAGAAGTTTTCTGGGAAGACTCTTgaggaaaataaagaggaagaagggTCAGAGCCTCCCAAAGTGGAAACCCAGGAG GGAGAGCCCACTGTAAAAAAGGCCCGGTCAAACCCTCAGGTGTACATGGACATCAAGATTGGGAACAAGCCAGCAGGCCGCATCCAGATGCTCCTGCGTTCAGACATCGTTCCCATGACAGCAG AGAATTTCCGCTGCCTGTGCACCCACGAGAAGGGCTTTGGCTTCAAGGGCAGCAGCTTCCACCGCATCATCCCCCAGTTCATGTGCCAGGGCGGCGATTTCACCAACCACAATGGCACTGGGGGCAAGTCCATCTACGGGAAGAAGTTTGACGATGAAAACTTTATTCTCAAACACACGGGACCAG GCCTGCTCTCCATGGCCAACTCTGGTCCAAACACCAACGGCTCCCAGTTCTTCCTGACGTGTGACAAGACGGATTGGCTGGACGGCAAGCACGTGGTATTTGGGGAGATCACGGAAGGCCTGGATGTCTTGCAGCAGATTGAG GCCCAGGGCAGCAAGGACGGGAAGCCCAAGCAGAAGGTCATCATCTCCGACTGTGGGGAGTACATGTGA
- the LOC131744688 gene encoding peptidyl-prolyl cis-trans isomerase E isoform X1: MATTKRVLYVGGLAEEVDDKVLHAAFIPFGDITDIQIPLDYETEKHRGFAFVEFELAEDAAAAIDNMNESELFGRTIRVNLAKPMRIKEGSSRPVWSDDDWLKKFSGKTLEENKEEEGSEPPKVETQEGEPTVKKARSNPQVYMDIKIGNKPAGRIQMLLRSDIVPMTAENFRCLCTHEKGFGFKGSSFHRIIPQFMCQGGDFTNHNGTGGKSIYGKKFDDENFILKHTGPGLLSMANSGPNTNGSQFFLTCDKTDWLDGKHVVFGEITEGLDVLQQIEAQGSKDGKPKQKVIISDCGEYM; this comes from the exons GTGGACTTGCAGAGGAGGTGGATGACAAAGTTCTTCATGCTGCTTTTATCCCTTTTGGAGACATCACAGATATCCAGATTCCTCTGGATTATGAAACAG AAAAGCACCGAGGATTTGCGTTTGTTGAATTTGAGTTGGCAGAG GATGCTGCAGCAGCTATCGACAACATG AATGAATCTGAGCTCTTTGGACGGACAATTCGTGTCAATTTGGCAAAACCCATGAGGATTAAGGAAGGCTCTTCCAGACCAG TTTGGTCCGATGACGACTGGTTGAAGAAGTTTTCTGGGAAGACTCTTgaggaaaataaagaggaagaagggTCAGAGCCTCCCAAAGTGGAAACCCAGGAG GGAGAGCCCACTGTAAAAAAGGCCCGGTCAAACCCTCAGGTGTACATGGACATCAAGATTGGGAACAAGCCAGCAGGCCGCATCCAGATGCTCCTGCGTTCAGACATCGTTCCCATGACAGCAG AGAATTTCCGCTGCCTGTGCACCCACGAGAAGGGCTTTGGCTTCAAGGGCAGCAGCTTCCACCGCATCATCCCCCAGTTCATGTGCCAGGGCGGCGATTTCACCAACCACAATGGCACTGGGGGCAAGTCCATCTACGGGAAGAAGTTTGACGATGAAAACTTTATTCTCAAACACACGGGACCAG GCCTGCTCTCCATGGCCAACTCTGGTCCAAACACCAACGGCTCCCAGTTCTTCCTGACGTGTGACAAGACGGATTGGCTGGACGGCAAGCACGTGGTATTTGGGGAGATCACGGAAGGCCTGGATGTCTTGCAGCAGATTGAG GCCCAGGGCAGCAAGGACGGGAAGCCCAAGCAGAAGGTCATCATCTCCGACTGTGGGGAGTACATGTGA